One Luteolibacter sp. Y139 genomic region harbors:
- a CDS encoding Amuc_1102 family pilus-like protein encodes MKHCPRSFRRTALAAVAASVAALTFLAAPAHAQGKAEVGTLVFDDIPSPEVNSGKAKSFKPKDWLEVEVAIKLPAQNAEQKKIGFVDAVTVKWYVAMANPDGKGFIKLTKTIEHINVPIDEEIFSSVYMSPSAIKRLTGKDKAGKSAVRAVGVEVLVNGEKVGQAAVKEKEGWWTSGSLSDQSDKFPLLNKDETPFSMLWWDRYAEIKREK; translated from the coding sequence ATGAAACATTGTCCTCGTTCATTCCGTAGGACGGCGCTCGCCGCCGTCGCCGCTTCCGTTGCCGCACTCACGTTCCTCGCGGCTCCGGCTCATGCCCAAGGCAAGGCTGAAGTGGGTACCCTCGTTTTCGACGACATCCCGTCCCCGGAAGTCAATTCGGGCAAGGCCAAGAGCTTCAAGCCGAAGGATTGGCTCGAAGTCGAAGTCGCCATCAAGCTGCCCGCCCAGAATGCCGAACAGAAGAAGATCGGCTTCGTCGACGCCGTCACCGTGAAGTGGTACGTCGCGATGGCCAATCCGGATGGCAAGGGCTTCATCAAGCTCACCAAGACGATCGAGCACATCAACGTCCCGATCGACGAGGAGATCTTCAGCTCGGTCTACATGTCGCCTTCCGCGATCAAGCGCCTGACCGGCAAGGACAAGGCCGGCAAGAGCGCCGTCCGCGCCGTGGGCGTGGAAGTGCTCGTCAATGGCGAGAAGGTCGGCCAGGCCGCCGTGAAGGAGAAAGAAGGCTGGTGGACCTCCGGCAGCCTCTCCGACCAGAGCGACAAGTTCCCGCTTCTCAACAAGGATGAGACCCCGTTCTCGATGCTCTGGTGGGATCGCTACGCCGAGATCAAGCGCGAGAAGTAA
- a CDS encoding LptF/LptG family permease, which translates to MPRILVPLLLALAGALLALKIGPLEQAAVQEQLDNFPDVQAQAHLLRPVIAVILCFLPAIGGVLYYLGDTMARYISRQFVSIFVICLLGLFAVWLIADLGDNLDDLKNSKNAIGYAGQLYLARIPEVIRELMPYSLLLSILYCLGRLSRSREIVAMIQTGRGLARLTLPFFVGGALAAVLCAGLNYQWAPAAIAAENAILRKAKGQEGVAEPNIRYRNFDDRRLWMIGSFPQDYHKGAPLKRVTVIQENPDGTLAKIISAKTAAWSPLTRNWTFTDPEVADCSAKTAPDQESPDFTKVETPNPLVMKGWSEVPAQLIRPGLPAAQLGIPDLNDWLAANPLGTWASRGGHLTQWHYRWAQPVGCLIVVLLAVPLGVVFTRRGASGGVAVAVFLCAGMLFLSNVCLALGDSRHLSPVLAAWLPNYIFGIIALFLFQRRLSGRPIYQTIRKFIPAEA; encoded by the coding sequence ATGCCGCGCATTCTCGTCCCCCTGCTCCTTGCCCTCGCCGGCGCCCTGCTTGCCCTGAAAATCGGGCCACTCGAGCAGGCCGCCGTTCAAGAGCAGCTCGATAATTTCCCCGACGTCCAGGCCCAGGCCCACCTGCTGCGCCCGGTCATCGCCGTCATCCTCTGCTTCCTGCCGGCCATCGGCGGCGTGCTGTATTATCTCGGCGACACGATGGCCCGCTACATCAGCCGCCAGTTCGTCTCGATCTTCGTGATCTGCCTGCTCGGCCTCTTCGCCGTCTGGCTGATCGCCGACCTCGGCGACAATCTCGACGACCTGAAGAACAGCAAGAACGCCATCGGCTACGCCGGACAGCTGTATCTCGCCCGGATCCCCGAGGTCATTCGCGAGCTGATGCCCTACTCGCTGCTGCTTTCCATCCTCTACTGCCTGGGCCGCCTCTCGCGCTCGCGGGAAATCGTGGCGATGATCCAGACCGGCCGCGGACTGGCCCGGCTCACGCTGCCGTTCTTCGTGGGCGGAGCCCTCGCCGCCGTCCTCTGCGCCGGCCTCAACTACCAATGGGCGCCCGCCGCCATCGCCGCGGAAAACGCCATCCTCCGCAAGGCCAAGGGCCAGGAAGGCGTCGCCGAACCCAACATCCGCTACCGGAATTTCGACGACCGCCGGCTGTGGATGATCGGCTCCTTCCCACAGGACTACCACAAGGGCGCCCCCTTGAAGCGCGTGACCGTCATCCAGGAAAATCCGGATGGCACCCTGGCGAAGATCATCTCCGCCAAGACCGCCGCCTGGTCGCCGCTGACCCGCAACTGGACCTTCACCGACCCCGAAGTCGCGGACTGCTCCGCCAAGACCGCACCGGACCAGGAATCCCCTGACTTCACCAAGGTCGAGACGCCGAATCCACTCGTCATGAAAGGCTGGAGCGAGGTCCCCGCGCAGCTCATCCGCCCCGGCCTGCCCGCCGCCCAGCTCGGCATTCCGGACCTGAATGACTGGCTCGCCGCGAATCCGCTCGGCACCTGGGCCAGCCGTGGCGGCCACCTCACCCAGTGGCACTACCGCTGGGCCCAGCCGGTGGGCTGCCTCATCGTGGTGCTCCTCGCCGTGCCACTCGGCGTCGTCTTCACCCGTCGTGGCGCCAGTGGCGGGGTCGCGGTGGCGGTCTTCCTCTGCGCCGGCATGCTGTTCCTGTCGAATGTCTGCCTGGCCCTCGGCGACTCGCGCCACCTCAGCCCGGTCCTCGCCGCCTGGCTGCCGAACTACATCTTCGGCATCATCGCCCTCTTCCTCTTCCAGCGCCGCCTCTCCGGCCGCCCGATTTACCAGACCATCCGCAAGTTCATCCCTGCGGAGGCGTGA
- a CDS encoding type I 3-dehydroquinate dehydratase gives MESLAATTYQEALAACDLLEIRLDLLEIPETRPWAHLTGIPMLFTARRGDEGGRGDLSALHRRERLEAVLDEAALIDVELESVQELEMAEFLEEAQSRGVPWVASWHDFEGRADSFGKIPAMAERAAAAGAACFKAAIRLHEMEDVTRLASLLTGTHPLPLSLMGMGPLAPVSRLLCAQYGSVLNYGFIGDAPTAPGQWSAALFKEALGASQINMA, from the coding sequence GTGGAAAGCCTAGCAGCCACCACCTATCAAGAGGCCCTAGCAGCTTGCGATCTGTTGGAGATCCGGCTCGACCTGTTGGAGATCCCGGAAACCCGCCCGTGGGCCCACCTCACCGGCATCCCGATGCTCTTCACCGCCCGCCGCGGCGACGAGGGCGGACGGGGCGACCTGAGCGCCCTGCACCGCCGGGAACGGCTGGAGGCCGTGCTGGATGAGGCCGCGCTGATCGATGTGGAGCTGGAGTCCGTCCAGGAGCTGGAAATGGCCGAATTCCTGGAGGAGGCCCAGTCTCGGGGCGTCCCTTGGGTCGCCTCCTGGCATGATTTCGAGGGCCGAGCCGACTCCTTCGGAAAGATCCCGGCGATGGCCGAACGCGCCGCCGCCGCCGGTGCCGCGTGCTTCAAGGCCGCCATCCGCCTGCACGAAATGGAGGACGTCACCCGGCTCGCCAGCCTGCTCACCGGCACCCATCCCCTGCCCCTTTCCCTGATGGGCATGGGCCCGCTCGCCCCGGTTTCACGGCTGCTCTGCGCGCAATACGGCTCCGTCCTGAACTACGGCTTCATCGGCGATGCGCCCACCGCTCCCGGCCAATGGAGCGCCGCTCTCTTCAAGGAAGCCCTCGGAGCTTCGCAGATAAACATGGCCTGA
- a CDS encoding ATP-dependent DNA helicase — MISTLEGQPLPDAFVEEIGLAFSKEGSMGRSRDFEFRPEQQQLAMAVAEALIEKRCLVAEAGTGVGKSLAYLIPAARYALRTGRKAIISTHTINLQEQLVRKDIPIVRKLLGEELPAVLLKGRQNYLCPARLKRAREQAGDLFTSTESDELESIRRWAEATRDGTLSDLEFQPSMKVWLQVCSEPHVCTARYCGPKGDCFYQEARKAAADAKLVVVNHTLFFALLDTGENLEQEKPSGFLFPNDFVVLDEAHTLEQVAAVQLGLRVSQAGMRFDLQRLYNPRTKKGTLRSFKKSSVLFAVEEALKAADEFFSDLGHAATFGQYSKEWRVREPELVPNRAAEPLRKLWQEIDALAADVESETTKAELQDASRKLREAHGAIGCFLDQSSDDMVHWVEKSGRDESLFSLHAAPIHVADRLRGLLFGEGKSCIMTSATLGVGDPLLGWFRGRVGAEDVPPLCIGSPFDFQRQMKIRIWKNMPEPASPQYGKAMVEAIRAAVEASEGKAFVLFTSYRTMRDAAEKLRRHFEDRGWRLLVQGDGMPRHKMVEEFRRDVHSVLFGTDSFWTGVDVPGEALSNVVVTRLPFAVPDHPLTQSRLEALEAEGGNPFMDYSVPEAILKLRQGVGRLIRTAKDSGLVSILDNRILTKRYGRLFLDALPKAPVEIVQ; from the coding sequence ATGATTTCCACCCTTGAGGGACAGCCGCTGCCCGACGCCTTCGTCGAGGAAATCGGGCTGGCTTTTTCCAAGGAGGGGAGCATGGGGCGGTCGCGGGACTTCGAGTTCCGGCCGGAGCAGCAGCAGCTGGCGATGGCGGTGGCTGAGGCGTTGATCGAGAAGCGTTGTCTGGTCGCGGAGGCGGGGACGGGCGTGGGGAAGTCGCTGGCGTATCTGATCCCGGCGGCGCGCTATGCGCTGCGGACGGGGCGGAAGGCGATTATTTCCACCCACACGATCAACCTGCAGGAGCAGCTGGTGCGGAAGGACATCCCGATCGTGCGGAAGCTGCTCGGGGAGGAATTGCCGGCGGTGTTGCTGAAGGGCCGGCAGAATTACCTGTGCCCGGCGCGGTTGAAGCGGGCGCGCGAGCAGGCGGGGGATCTTTTCACGTCGACGGAGAGCGATGAGCTGGAGTCGATCCGCCGCTGGGCGGAGGCGACGCGGGACGGGACGCTGAGCGACCTTGAATTCCAGCCGTCGATGAAGGTGTGGCTGCAGGTTTGCTCCGAGCCGCACGTCTGCACGGCGCGCTACTGCGGGCCGAAGGGGGATTGCTTTTACCAGGAGGCCCGGAAGGCGGCGGCGGATGCGAAGCTGGTGGTGGTGAACCACACCCTGTTCTTCGCGCTGCTGGATACCGGGGAGAATCTGGAGCAGGAGAAGCCGTCGGGTTTCCTGTTTCCGAATGATTTCGTGGTGCTGGATGAGGCGCACACGCTGGAGCAGGTGGCGGCGGTGCAGCTCGGCCTGCGGGTGAGCCAGGCGGGGATGCGCTTCGACCTCCAGCGGCTGTATAATCCGCGGACCAAGAAGGGCACGCTGCGGTCGTTCAAGAAGTCCTCGGTGCTGTTCGCAGTGGAGGAGGCGCTGAAGGCGGCGGATGAGTTTTTCAGCGATCTGGGGCACGCGGCGACCTTCGGGCAATACTCGAAGGAATGGCGGGTCCGAGAGCCGGAGCTGGTGCCAAACCGCGCCGCCGAGCCGCTGCGGAAGCTGTGGCAGGAGATCGATGCGCTGGCCGCGGATGTCGAAAGCGAGACCACCAAGGCCGAGCTCCAGGATGCTTCGCGGAAGCTGCGCGAGGCCCACGGGGCGATCGGCTGCTTCCTCGACCAGAGCAGCGATGACATGGTCCACTGGGTCGAGAAATCGGGCCGGGACGAGAGCCTGTTTTCCCTGCACGCCGCGCCGATCCATGTGGCGGACCGGCTGCGCGGGCTGCTCTTCGGCGAGGGAAAGAGCTGCATCATGACCAGCGCCACGCTGGGGGTGGGGGATCCGCTGCTGGGGTGGTTCCGCGGGCGGGTGGGCGCGGAGGATGTGCCGCCGCTGTGCATCGGCAGCCCGTTCGATTTCCAGCGGCAGATGAAGATCCGGATCTGGAAGAACATGCCGGAGCCGGCGAGTCCCCAGTATGGGAAGGCGATGGTCGAGGCGATCCGGGCGGCGGTGGAGGCAAGCGAGGGGAAGGCCTTCGTGCTCTTCACCAGCTACCGGACGATGCGGGATGCGGCGGAGAAGTTAAGGCGTCACTTCGAGGACCGCGGCTGGCGCTTGTTGGTGCAAGGTGACGGGATGCCGCGGCACAAGATGGTGGAGGAATTCCGCCGGGACGTGCACAGCGTGCTGTTTGGCACGGACAGTTTCTGGACCGGGGTGGACGTGCCGGGAGAGGCGCTTTCGAATGTGGTGGTGACGCGGCTGCCGTTCGCGGTGCCGGATCATCCGCTCACGCAGTCGCGCTTGGAAGCGCTTGAGGCTGAGGGTGGGAATCCCTTCATGGACTACTCCGTGCCGGAGGCGATTCTCAAGCTGCGGCAGGGAGTCGGCCGGCTGATCCGGACGGCGAAGGACAGCGGGCTGGTGAGCATTCTGGACAACCGGATCCTAACGAAGCGGTATGGGCGCTTGTTCCTGGACGCCTTGCCGAAGGCTCCGGTGGAAATCGTCCAGTAA